CGGCCCTGACCGCGACGCCGGCCCGGTCGATCACCGTCGCGACGTCATGGGCATGGGCGCCGGCGAGCTCGAAGGCGATGATCGCGCCCTTCTCCCTAGCCTTGCCGAAGATGCGGATCGAATTCATTTCGCCGAGCCGCTGCATGGCATAGGCGTTGAGTCTGGCCTCATGCGCCGCGATGTTCTCGCGCCCGAGCGCCATCATGTAGTCGAGCGCCGCACCCAGGCCGACCGCCTCGACGATCGCGGGAGTACCGGCCTCGAAGCGGTGCGGCGGATCGTTATAGGTGATCGCATCCTCGCTGACCGTCGCGATCATCTCGCCGCCGCCCTCGTAAGGCGGCAGCTTCTCGAGCCATTCGCGCTTGCCCCAGAGGATGCCGGAGCCGGTCGGCCCATAGGTTTTGTGACCGGTGAAGGCGTAGAAATCGCAGCCCAGGGCCTGGACGTCGACCGGCAGATGCACGGCGCTTTGCGAGCCATCGACGACCAGCGGGATGCGATAGGCCTGGCAGATCTTCGCGACCTCGGCGATCGGGACGATGGTGCCGATCGCGTTCGACATATGCGTCAGCGCCACCACCTTGGTGCGTGGCGTGATCAGCTTCTCGAACTCCTCGATGAGGAAATTGCCATCCTCGTCGACCGGCGCCCATTTGATCACGGCGCCATAGCGCTCGCGCCAATAGTGCCAGGGCACGATGTTGGAATGGTGCTCCAGGATCGAGAGGATGATCTCGTCGCCGTCCTGGATCTTGAGATACTGGCCGAGCGAGGAGGCAACCGTGTTCAGCGCCCCGGTCGAGGAGCGGGTGAATAGCACCTCCTCGGTATGG
This sequence is a window from Bosea vestrisii. Protein-coding genes within it:
- a CDS encoding cysteine desulfurase; translated protein: MNAIAKPYDVETIRKDFAILSREVYGKPLVYLDNAASAQKPEAVIEAMTRLMREDYANVHRGLHYLANASTEAYEAARESARRFLNAAHTEEVLFTRSSTGALNTVASSLGQYLKIQDGDEIILSILEHHSNIVPWHYWRERYGAVIKWAPVDEDGNFLIEEFEKLITPRTKVVALTHMSNAIGTIVPIAEVAKICQAYRIPLVVDGSQSAVHLPVDVQALGCDFYAFTGHKTYGPTGSGILWGKREWLEKLPPYEGGGEMIATVSEDAITYNDPPHRFEAGTPAIVEAVGLGAALDYMMALGRENIAAHEARLNAYAMQRLGEMNSIRIFGKAREKGAIIAFELAGAHAHDVATVIDRAGVAVRAGTHCAMPLLARYGVTSTCRASFGLYNTLEEVDILVEALRKAEELFS